The genomic stretch GGGACTCAAGGGTCGGGAGCTCACCCTGCAGGAACTCCAGTCTCTAGAAGGCCCACCTGAGGCCCCTGGGACCTGGAACCTCAGCCCTGTCCTGGCATCAGGGCGGGAGGGGAGCTTAAGCCCGCTGGGTCTGAGAGGCACAGCAGCAGTTTCCAGTGGCTTCCATGCCTGGCCCCTGTAACATCAAGGAAATGAGACCATCCCTTACCTATGAGAGGGAGCTAATCAGTCTTTCCCACATGAGGTTCTGAGGACAGAGAGATGGCGCATTTAAGCGTGTGATCTGCCGCCTGACAGAAGCTCACGAGAGTTTTCCAGGCAAAGCAGCACAGATAACTTAGGGAGGTTTAAAGAGGTGCTGGGTCACACACAGGTAAGACCAGGTAAAAACTTGGATAAGACCCTGCAGCCCAGACCGGCAAAACCCAGAAACCGTGGGCACACGTggctgcggggagggggggtggtggcgcGCGACTCAGGGGTGcccaggctgtggggaggggtgTAAGCCAGAGGCTGTGGAGCATTTGCTGCTGAAACTGCAAGTCACATCCCCGAGCCCCAGGAAGCCTGTGTCAGGCGGGCACAGATACAAACTCAGGAGTGGCCGCTGGCTCTTCGTACTAGCGAGGGCTGGGCCGACCCAAACTCCCACCTGCTTTGCACTGCTTCCCTCGCTCGGCAGTGGTGGGTACTGGCTACCGCAGTGTCGTTGAGACCACCTTCGGACAAAAAGAGTCACTGCTCCAAAGTCGCCCAGAATTCGACACGGCCAGGATTTGGAGCCGGACCCCGCTGAACACCAGGCCCTGGCTCCTAACCACTAGGGCGTGTGGGCTGGCCTGGTGGGGAGAGGCCTTAGGCCGCAGTCCtgtggcagggagggcaggggtaAGAGCATGGAGGGCCAGGGGTCAACGCTGCTTTCTTTCTGCCCCAAAAGGCCTGGCGGAAGGATGGGGAGGGGCGTTAGACCCGACACATTCCTGGGAATTAGCCTGCCATCTCCGGCATCCCTGCTCACGGAAGCCCCACATCCTGCCCCCAGCCAATCACTCGGGATGGGTTCTAAAGTAGCGCCAGCGGCCAAATTCCATTTCTAGCGATGAAACTGGCCACGAACTCAAAAAGCCCTCCCACGGCACAACCCTAGCAATGCTGGATAAAATAAAAGCGGAACTAACTCGGAATATAAGGGAAGCCCTGGAAACATCACTGGAAAGCTGAAAAATGGGGCCCAGGTGCCAACATGAGCAACAGAAGAGTGTGGGATTTTGTGGTCACGTTGGAACAGAGCCCGCCAGCCGAGAACCACTTCACGTGGACTCAGTCCAAGGCTCCTGGGACACCTGGTGGGGAACAGAGGCTAAAAGCACCTGTAGGGTTTGCCTGCAAAGCCAGCTGCCCAGGAGGCCCACGCAGAGCCCCTCAGCCGGCCGTGAGTCCCCACCCGAAGTTAGGAAACACAAGAGTCAGTCATGAAGAGAAGTCAGAAGAGAACACGGGATGGCTGTCAGCTTCGGGTATCAGATCTCTGGCAGAGATAGGATGCTCACAACAAAAACGTGGAGGAAAGGATCAAAGCCACTGGGGGCAGAACACTTAAAACAGACCAGCTGATCTGAAAAGGAAGCAAAGATCATTTGAGATTTGGAAAACTGAGTCAGGGAAGCCAAGCACTTCCTGGGTTCACGGGGGATAAACTACAGCCGAAGACAGAACCAGACGCCGGAGCTGGAGAGACCGCCAGCCTGCGACGGTGGATGCTCAGCAAGCACAGCTGGCCGAGGGCTAAGAGGAGCAAGCTCTAAGGGGCAGGGAAAGTTCCGGAAGGAAGGGCccgagggacagagggagagacatgAGCTAAGAAAACGGCCAGGGTTGTTCTGGAATTGGCAACACGGGGCGCCGGGATTCAGGCAGCAGGTGACAGACAACGCGAGCAGCAGAGAAGTTGGGAGGCAGCCGTTTATTGGGCAGGTGGGTGGGCGCCGGCCATCACTCCTTGAGGGAGAAGTGCATCTTGTCGCTGATCATCTTGCGCTCGGGGTTGAGCCGCTTGAGGATCTGGGCGAGCACGTTCACCGTCTGCTCGCTGCTCAGCCCCGTCTTCTTGGTCTGGAACTTCTTCAGCAGGTCCTTGGTGGTCATGGGCTTCCGAGTCAGATAGCGGCGCACCGCGTCCTCTGTCACCTGCACATCGCTGAGGAGCCGAGCGGAGGGCGGGGCGGGTGGGCGTCAGCGGGAGGCCTCCCcgcacccctgccctgctcccctgccccaccccccaccaccctcgCCAACCTACCCGCTGCTGGGGGTCGACTTCCCGGACTGGGGCTGAGGGGTCGACTTCCCGGACAGGCTCTGGGGCCCGGCATCCAGCCGCAACCGCTTGGCCACCGGCGTCTCATTCGTTCGCTTGcctgggggagcaggggaggggttgagccccgggcctggggggcTGGACCCCCAGGGGCCCAGGAGGAGCGGGGCTGGGACCCCGTGTCCAGGGGGCCCCGGGGTGGACAGGCCTCTGCCCCGACTCTGGCCTCTGTTCCTGAGACAGGAGGGGAGACTGAGGGCAAAGGTCAAGAGGTCGCGGCGAGGGGTGGGGCGACGGCCCTGCTCACCCTGCTCCAGCTTGGTGGCAGCGGCCCGCAGGGTGGAAGAGGTGCTGCCGCTCTCTGCGCTGGGCGTGCCTGGCCGGCTGTTGCCCCGAGAGCTGCCTCCCGACGGCCTCCGCTCCCTCTTGGGGGGCGTCTTCTTCTTCTGCGGAAATGGGGTTGGGATGTGAGTCTGGAGACAgacgcccgcccgcccgcccctgCCCGGGCCGGGGCCTCACCGCCATGAAGAGGGCCGAGGACGCCTCGCTGTCGATGTCGCTCTCCTCTGAGCTGTCCGACTCGTCGCTGCTGTCTGCGTGGGGCCGGAGGAGTGTCAGCGCCAGGGCGCCCCGCCCCGGCTCCACCCCAGATGAGGGGCTCTGGGAGCCGGGCGCCCGGGCAGCGGGGAGGGGACCCACCTTTCCTGCGCTTCTTCTCCTGAGGCGTGGGcgccttcttctcctcctcctcctccttgtcctcctcgGGCGGCTTCTCCTCCTCACTCTCCTCGCTGCTCTCACTCTGCTCATCTACGCCCTTGGGGCCCTCCtcctgctgggtgaccttgggcttGCCCTCCAGCTCATCCTGGGAGCTGCTGGAAGGCGGAGAACCAGCCGACCGTGAGGGAGCGCGTGGGCCCGGCTGGCGCAGGCCTCACGCCCACCTCACACCCGCCTCCCGCCTGCCTCACCTTGAGCCGTCCGACATGTAGTCCACTTCCTGGCCCTCAAAGTCCCCGTCGTCGCTGTCTTCGAAGGCCTCGTCGTCGgaccccttcttcttcttcttcttcctgcctcccttggCTGGCGGTGCCTTCTTCTTGGCCTTGGGAGCTCTGCCACCTAGGGAAGCAGAGCGGGACTCAGGCCGGGCACTCGTCCCGTTTGGGAAACCTGAGGATGTCTGGACGTCTTGGGGGCCTCCCTGAGCACGGAGAGACGCCCAGGACTGGCCTCTTACACGTAAACTAACCGGTCCAAGTCTATACCCCCAACTCGCTTTCTCTGACTCACACTCAGGGCCACCATCTCCGTCCCTGCATCCCCCAGAACCGTGTATCGGACAACTAGAACCCACCCCTGTAGCCCAAGGCCCACCAGCATCATTCAAACGGGCCCATCCAAAGCTGTTCACCCTGCCCTGCGCTGCCCGTCCATGGACACCCCAATAAAGACTGCAGCTGAGACCTTCCCGTCGCTCTTCTCTGCCTCCTACCAACTCCCGTGCTTCCCCAAGGGCCGGTGCAGCGGACTGTGCCCTGTCCTCATTCCCAGGGGACTGTGAGTGACTCAGCTTTCCCTCAGTGGCATCAACCTTCCTGAGTCGTCACTCAGACACCTTGAGGGAGTACGACCCAGGCTGGTCCACACGGCCACCCACGGGGGTTCCACCAGCCTCACCCTCCTCGCCGCTGGCCTCGCTGTCGTCAGACGACATCTCCAGGTCATCCTCCAGGTCGTGGATGCGCAGCTCACTGGCCTTCTTGCGGCTGCGTTTCTCCTTCTCCTCGTCTTCCTCATCCTGGTCCTGATCCTTGAGCCGCCGTTGCTGCATGATGCTGAAGTGGTTCAGGACTTTGTTTCTCCtgtgggcaggggaagggtaCAGTGGGGGCTGACAAGGGGCCTGGCTCCAAAACTGGGCCTCCTCCCTGCGTCTCCACCAGGCACTCCCCAAAGGGGAATGACAGACACGACTTTGGTGACATGAGGGGACTCACACCCATGGCATGGAACACCCTGAAGTCACATGGGAGAGCTGGCCCTGCTTTGATCCCTTGTCTGTCCCATGTCCCTCAAAGATAAGGTTTCATGTGGTGTTGGGAGAGAGCATCTCTCTCCAGCTCAGGTCCTTTCTCAGACAACAGAATCTGGACACAACATATTCATGTCCATCTGTTTTTATGGTAGTTTATGGATGCCTTTGTGTTTATGAGAGGAAATaacttttcatttactttgatgataaaagttttaaaaaatatgactgcATCTAAGGAGAGCTTAGGATTACATCTAACAGCATAAGCAAAGTTCATCAGTGCTGTGAAAAGGAGTAAACCTCCTGCACAAGAATGTGAGTGTAATTAACACTACTGAACAGTGCATTTAAgtatggttaagatggcaaattttatgttttttacaattaaaagcatttaaaaaaaattttttttaacgtttatttatttttgagacagagagagacagagcatgaacaggggaggggcagagagagagggagacacagaatctgaaacaggctccaggctctgagctgtcagcacagagcccgatgcggggctcgaactcacggaccgtgagatcatgacctgagccgaagtcagacgctcaaccgaccgagccacccaggcaccccaaaattaaaagtatttttaattgaaaagaatgatgggggtgcctgggcggctcagtcggctaagcgtccaactttggttcaggtcacgatctcaccattcctgagttcgagccctgcgtcgggctctgtgctgtcagcaaagaacccgcttcagatcctctgcccctccctggtttgtgtgcacatacactctctctctcaaaaaaataaacattaaaaaataaataaataaaaatttaaaaaattaaaaattaaaaaaggaacaaagcacTGATATGTGCCACAACGTGGATGAACTTGGAGGACATTATGGCGACTGAAATAAGCCAGAGGCAAacggacaaatactgcatgatccgACTCATAGGAGATCCCTAGAGGGGTCGAactcacagagacacaaagtagaatggtgggagccaggggctggggaagagggagaaagagttactgtttaatggggacagagtttcagtttgggaagacgagaaagttctggagagggATGGCGGTGATGGTTGAACAATAATGCGAACAGGCTTACTGTCACCGAACTGGACACTTACAAACGGTTAAATGACAAACTACGTAGTGTGGATTTCACCCGTAGTTGGTCCAGCCATAGCCCTCCGGTCTGGGGGGGAAGCCAAGTGGGCCCTGGGGATCTCCCCCGCTCTGCCAATTCCTGCTCCAGGGCCCAGCTCAGCAGCTACTACCTCCCCAGCCCTCTCAGGCCCTGTGTGTCCCTGATGCCTTCATGTCCGTCTCCCCCACTGAACTGGGAGCTCCCTAAGGGCTCGGTGGAGTCGGACCTGGTCACCACCGAGTACCCAGCCCCTGGCCAGGCAGAAGTTATGGTGACACACTCCATTTCCAAGTGTGTCAGCCCCTTCTGGGGAAGCTGGGGAAGCAATGCCCgcaccctgcctccctccaggcccAGCTGTGGCTCACACTCACCTTTCCCACTCCTCCTCGGCCTCCTCGGCAGTGAGTGTGCGATGCCGGGCCAGCGGCGTGAAGTTATACCAGTTGTGCACAGGGAAGGCCTCAAAGGCCCCATCGGGGCACTGGGTGAAGATATAGTAGGACGTGTTCTCTGTCACACCTCCCTTCTTGATGCCCTTGAACCTGCAGGGAGGCAACGTCACAGCCTGGCCCTCATGACCAGCCCCCCCTGGCCTGCCCTCTCTCCAGAACCACCTGGGTTCTCTGAGCAAACTCCAAGCCTGAGAGATCTTGGGCCGGCCCTTCAACTGTGTGAGCCTCGATTTTGGCATCTGGAAAGCCGGGCAGCACTCCCCACCTCACGGAGCGAGCTCGGGGCTCCCCTCGTGGTACATATCACGGTCCTTTCTGGAAGGACCGCGTTAGGTGAGCTGTGAAGCAGGGGCGCCGCAGTCACACCCCTCCGGATTTGCCTCCAGGTTTCTCCTCATGTGCCAGCCTcctcctggcctctgccctcacCCTTCCCTGCCCTAAAGTCTGGGAAGTCTTACAGAGTCCCTTTCCCTGCCCACGGCCTTCGAGGCTCCCCTGGGCCCCGGCCCACCCATGCTCCATCTGCATCCTGGCACCCACCATCCTGCGCTGTGCACCCGCCCTCTGTCACTGTCACACCGTGGAGCTCCGCACACCATTCCCTGCTTTCGTGCACACTGTTCTTCCCGGAGCCCCCTCCATCCACCTGACCTCCCAACCCTCACGGCCCCCCGTCCCCAGGCGGCTGCTCGCTGCGTGTGGTCAGGACAGGCTCTCGGGCTTCCTGTACGTACCCTGGTCCCTAAGGGCTCCTGCACCAGCACCAGCCTGGTTCATCTTCAGAAAGAAAACCCCACGAG from Prionailurus viverrinus isolate Anna chromosome A2, UM_Priviv_1.0, whole genome shotgun sequence encodes the following:
- the GTF2F1 gene encoding general transcription factor IIF subunit 1 isoform X2 — protein: MAALGPGSQNVTEYVVRVPKNTTKKYNIMAFNAADKVNFATWNQARLERDLSNKKIYQEEEMPESGAGSEFNRKLREEARRKKYGIVLKEFRPEDQPWLLRVNGKSGRKFKGIKKGGVTENTSYYIFTQCPDGAFEAFPVHNWYNFTPLARHRTLTAEEAEEEWERRNKVLNHFSIMQQRRLKDQDQDEEDEEKEKRSRKKASELRIHDLEDDLEMSSDDSEASGEEGGRAPKAKKKAPPAKGGRKKKKKKGSDDEAFEDSDDGDFEGQEVDYMSDGSSSQDELEGKPKVTQQEEGPKGVDEQSESSEESEEEKPPEEDKEEEEEKKAPTPQEKKRRKDSSDESDSSEESDIDSEASSALFMAKKKTPPKRERRPSGGSSRGNSRPGTPSAESGSTSSTLRAAATKLEQGKRTNETPVAKRLRLDAGPQSLSGKSTPQPQSGKSTPSSGDVQVTEDAVRRYLTRKPMTTKDLLKKFQTKKTGLSSEQTVNVLAQILKRLNPERKMISDKMHFSLKE
- the GTF2F1 gene encoding general transcription factor IIF subunit 1 isoform X1, which produces MAALGPGSQNVTEYVVRVPKNTTKKYNIMAFNAADKVNFATWNQARLERDLSNKKIYQEEEMPESGAGSEFNRKLREEARRKKYGIVLKEFRPEDQPWLLRVNGKSGRKFKGIKKGGVTENTSYYIFTQCPDGAFEAFPVHNWYNFTPLARHRTLTAEEAEEEWERRNKVLNHFSIMQQRRLKDQDQDEEDEEKEKRSRKKASELRIHDLEDDLEMSSDDSEASGEEGGRAPKAKKKAPPAKGGRKKKKKKGSDDEAFEDSDDGDFEGQEVDYMSDGSSSSQDELEGKPKVTQQEEGPKGVDEQSESSEESEEEKPPEEDKEEEEEKKAPTPQEKKRRKDSSDESDSSEESDIDSEASSALFMAKKKTPPKRERRPSGGSSRGNSRPGTPSAESGSTSSTLRAAATKLEQGKRTNETPVAKRLRLDAGPQSLSGKSTPQPQSGKSTPSSGDVQVTEDAVRRYLTRKPMTTKDLLKKFQTKKTGLSSEQTVNVLAQILKRLNPERKMISDKMHFSLKE